GTCATGCCCAACAGATTGGTGGCGTGGCCGCTGGATTCGAGCAAAGCCTTGACGTGCTCGGCCTGCCAAAGCGCGAGGCGGCTTTCGCGGGTAGCGATGACGAATGGTGCGGTGGGCTGCGATGAATTTATTTTCATGACTTTCTGTTATTGGCGCTCCTGCGCCTTTCAACACTGCTGCGGGATGCTAGCATGTTGCGTTGCAGCAGGTTACAGCTGACCCGAACCCCTTCGGGCACAGTTGAATTGATCTGTGTCTATGCCGCCTTCATTGTCCCAAAGTTCAGGAGTGACTTTCCGCATGTCCGCGCCCGCCGCCCGCAAATCCGACGCCCCAGCCAACGCTCCCACGGCCCGCAAAACAGACAAGGATCTCCCGCTGATCCAGGATATTCGTCTGCTTGGCCGCATTCTGGGGGACGCGATTCGTGAGCAGGAAGGCGTGGCCGCCTATGATCTGGTCGAGCAGATCCGCAAGCTGTCGGTGGCCTTCCGCCGCGATGCCGATCAGGAAGCCGACAAGGCGCTCAAGAAGCTGCTCAAGGGCCTGACGGGCGACCAGACGGTGAGCGTGATCCGCGCATTCACCTATTTCAGTCACTTGGCCAATCTGGCCGAAGACCGCCACCACATCCGCCGCCGTGCCGTGCACGAGCGTGCCGGCAGCGCGCAGGAAGGCAGCATCGAAGTGGCGCTGGCGCGTCTGCGTTGGGCGGGCATTGCGCCGCGTGCCGTGGTGCAGTCGCTTGCCAAGAGCTACGTGGCTCCGGTGCTCACCGCCCACCCGACCGAGGTGCAGCGCAAGAGTATTCTGGATTCCGAGCGCGAGATCGCCGATCTGCTGACCGAGCGCGACGACATCCTCATGCGCGCGCAGCTCTACAACAGCGCCAAGGACCCGATCACCCCGCGCGAGCTGGCCGAAAACGAATCGCACCTGCGTGCCCGCGTGGCGCAGCTTTGGCAAACGCGCCTGCTGCGCTACTCCAAGCTCACCGTGGCCGACGAGATCGAGAACGCGCTCTCCTACTACGAATACACCTTTCTGCACGAGATTCCGCGCCTGTACATGGAGCTGGAGCGCGAGCTGGGCAACCAGCATGTGGCGAGCTTTCTGCGCATGGGCCAGTGGATCGGCGGCGACCGTGACGGCAATCCGAACGTGAGCGCCGCGACACTGGAACTGGCACTGAAGCGCCAGTCCGAAGTCGCGCTGCGCCACCATCTGACCGAGGTGCACAACCTGGGTCGCGAACTCTCGCTGTCGTCCAATCTGGTACAGGTCTCGCCCGAGATGCTGGCGCTGGCCGACCGCTCGCCAGACACCAGCGAACACCGCGTGGACGAGCCATATCGCCGCGCGCTGACCGGCGTTTACGCGCGCCTGGCCGCAACGCTCAAGAAACTGACGGGCGGTGACGCCGCACGCCACGCCGTCGCGCCGCAGAACCCTTATGTGAGCGCGCAGGAATTCCTCGCCGATCTGCGGGTGATCGAGTCCTCGCTGCTGTCGCACAAGGCCTCGGCGATGTCGCAGCAGCGTCTGCGTCCGCTGATTCGTGCGGTGGAAGTGTTCGGCTTTCATCTTGCGACCGTCGATCTGCGCCAAAGCTCCGACCAGCACGAACGCGTGGTGGCCGAGCTGCTCGCCAAGGCGCGCATCACGCCCGACTATTCTTCGCTGCCGGAGAGCGAACGCCGCAAGCTGCTGATGCTGCTGTTGGCCGATGCGCGCCCGCTGCGTGTGATGGGCGCGGAATATTCCGAGCACACCGCTGGCGAGATCGCCATCTTCGAGACCGCGCTCAAGATGCGCGAACTCTATGGTGCCGAGGCGATTCGCCACTACATCATCAGCCACACCGAGACCGTGAGCGACATGCTCGAAGTGCTGCTGCTGCAAAAGGAAGTGGGGCTGATGCACGGCACGCTCGACCAGGGCGGCCGTGCCGATCTGATCGTCGTGCCGCTGTTCGAGACCATCGAAGACCTGCGCAATGCCGCGCCCATCATGCGCGAGCTGTACGAGCTGCCCGGCTATGCGGCGCTGGTGCGTGCGAGCGGCGCGGAGCAGGACATCATGCTCGGCTACAGCGACAGCAACAAGGATGGCGGCATCTTCACCAGCAACTGGGAGCTGTACCGCGCCGAGATCGCGCTGGTCGCGCTGTTCGATGAGCTCAACGCCAAGCAACATGGCACGCAGATTCAACTGCGCATGTTCCATGGCCGTGGCGGCACGGTGGGGCGTGGCGGTGGCCCGAGCTATCAGGCCATTCTGGCGCAGCCACCGGGCACGGTGCGCGGCCAGATCCGTTTGACGGAGCAGGGCGAAGTGATCGCCTCCAAATACGCGAACCCGGAAATCGGCCGACGCAACCTGGAAACGCTGGTCGCTGCGACGCTCGAAGCCTCGCTGCTGCAGCCGACCAAGCCTGCGACCAAGGCGTTTCTTGAAGCGGCCGAGCAACTGTCGAAAGACAGCATGGGCGCGTACCGCGCGCTGGTGTACGAAACACCGGGCTTCACCGATTATTTCTTCAGCGCCACGCCGATCCGCGAAATCGCCGAACTCAACATCGGCTCGCGCCCCGCATCGCGCAAGGCCAACCAGAAGATCGAGGACCTGCGCGCGATTCCATGGGGCTTCAGCTGGGGTCAGTGCCGCTTGACGTTGCCGGGCTGGTTTGGTTTCGGATCGGCGGTGGAAGACTTCATCAAGGCTCCGGGCAAGGACCCCAAGGCGCAGCTCGCGCTGCTGCAGAAGATGTATCGCCAATGGCCGTTCTTTCGCACGCTGCTGTCCAACATGGACATGGTGCTGGCCAAGAGCGACATGCAACTGGCCTCGCGCTACAGCGAACTGGTGGGCGACGCACGTTTGCGCAAGAAGGTGTTCGGCAACATCGAGGCCGAATGGCAGCGCACGTCGGACGCGCTGGTGCGCATCACCGGCGACAAGCAGCGACTGGCGCACAACTCGGCGCTGGCGCGTTCGATCCGTCACCGCTTCCCGTACATCGATCCGCTGCACCACTTGCAGGTCGAGCTGATTCGCCGCTGGCGTCTGGGGCAGGGCGATGACCGCGTGAAGACCGGTATCCAGATTTCCATCAACGGTATTGCCGCCGCGCTGCGCAACACCGGCTGATCGGGAGCATCATCCGCAACTGCTTTTTTCGAGTTCGTAGAGTGGGTTGGGCAGGTAGATCATGCAGTTGTCGGGAAGTGACTTTGCGCTGAGCGGTTGGCTGCATCGCCTGCGCGGGCAGGAAGCGTCGCTGTATGCGCTGCGCGTGTCGGTGGCGTTGAGCGGCGCGATGGGGTGGTGCTGGACCACCGGCCACATGCGCTGGCTGGTGCCGCTGTTTCTCGGCGTGATCGCCAGCGCGCTGGCCGAGACCGATGACAACTGGCTAGGGCGTCTGCGCACGCTGCTGATCACGCTGTGCGGCTTTGCGCTGGTGGCTTTCAGCATCGAGGCCGTGGTGCAGTCGTCCACACTGTTCGCGCTGGCGCTGTGCGGCTTCGCGTTCGCGTTCACCATGTTGGGCGCGGTAGGCGAGCGGTATCGCGCGGTCTCCACCGCATCGGTGATTCTGGCGCTCTATACGGCGATGAGCGTGGGCGCATCGCAGCAGCCCACGCCGCATCTCGTGCCTATTCTTCTGCTGGTAGGTGCAGCCTGGTATGGCCTGCTGTCGGTGCTGTGGAAGATGGCTTTTCCGCTGCGTCCGCTGCGCATGGGGCTGGCGCAGTTGTACGCCGAACTCAGCGGCTATCTGCAATTGAAGGCCAGCCTGTTCGAGCCCGTGCGCGGCCTTGATGTGCAGCGGCGGCGCATCGGTCTGGCACAGGCCAATGGCCGCGTGGTGGCGGTGCTCAATGTGATGAAGGAGCGCCTGCTCAGCCGCATGCAGGTCGGCAAGGTGCCCAAGGGCGAACTGCTGCATTTTCTGAATCTGTACTTTCTCGCGCAGGACATCCACGAGCGCGCAAGCTCCTCGCACTATCTCTACAACGACTGGGCCGACGAGCTCTTCCACAGCGACGTGCTGTTTCGCTGCCAGCGCGTGCTGGCCCTGCAGGGCGTGACCTGCGCGCGTCTGGCTGAGGCGCTGCGAGCGCGCAAACCCTTCAAACGCGGCGTGGAAGTGGCACATGCGATCGTCGATTTCGAAGACGCCATCGGCTATCTCGAACAACAGAACCGCCCGCAATGGCTGCGTCCACTGCGTTCGTTGCGCGCGCTGTCGCGCAATCTCACGACGCTGGATGCGCAACTCACTTTGGCGACCGGCCCTCTCAACAGCTCGTGGCTGGGTGATGTGACGCTGTTCGATGCATCGGCGCGCAGCTTGGCGGATGGCTGGGCGCGCATCACCAAACAGCTTCATCTGAACTCGCCCCTGCTGCGCCACGCCGTGCGCCTGTCGGCCGCGCTGGCCGCCGGTTGCGTGGCCATGCAACTCACCGATCCTGAGCATGGGCATTGGATCTTGCTGACCACACTGTTCGTGTGCCAGGCCACTTACGGCGCAACCATCACGCGCGTGATCGAGCGCATCGCTGGCACGGCGCTGGGTCTGCTTGCGGGCTGGGCCTTGCTCAAGCTGTTCCCCGGTTTGGCGACGCAGGCACTGATTGCGGTGTGCGCGGGCGTGGTGTTCTTCATCACACGCACGCAGCGCTATGTGATCGGCACGGCCGCCATCACGCTGATGGTGCTGATGTGCTTCAACCAGACTACCGGCGCGGCCTACGAGCTGATCGCGCCGCGCCTGATCGACACGCTGATCGGCGGTGTGATCTCGGCCATCGCCATGTTGCTCGTGCTGCCCGATTGGCAAGGCCGCCGCATGAACGCCGTGGCCGCGCAGGCGGTCGCTGCAACCGCTGCGTATCTGCAGGAAATCCTCTCGCAATACGCTGATGGCAAGGACGATGATCTGGACTACCGCGTCGCCCGCCGCAACGCGCACGACGCAGACGCCGCGCTGTCCAAGGCGCTGCACCAGCTCATGCAGGAGCCGCGCTGGGCGCGCCGCAATGTGCTGTGGGGCCAGCGCATTCTGGTGCTCTCGCACAGCCTGCTCAACTATGTCTCGGCACTCGGCGCTCATCGCGGAAAGCTCGAAGGCGCGGCGCAGGACGCCTTGCTGCTCTCCGCTGGTGAAATGGCCGTGAGGGAGTTCAATGCCGTCGCCACGGCCTTGCGCGCGCACGGCAGTTTCGACTCCAACCTGCCCGATGCCGCCACTTGCGAATCCGCCGCCAAGTCGCTCGAAGAACATGCCGAATCGGCGGCAGAACCGCTGCGTGTGCTGCTCAACCAACTGGCCCTCATCTGCCGCCAGATTGCACCGCTGCGGCATGTGGCGGGGGAGTTGGCTCGGGTTGCGAAAAAGTAGGTGGACGAGCGCAAGTTTGTGCGTACAGTGACGGCTGATTTTGTTGACCATCAGGACACCGCACATGACCGCTTCCCCCGATATTCAAGTCCGCCCCATCCGCCAGGAAGACCGCGAACAATGGACACCGCTCTGGCTGGGCTACAACGTCTTCTACGGCCGTGAGGGCTCCACGGCGCTGCCGCAGCAGATCACCGATGTGACTTGGTCGCGTTTCTTCAATCCCGTCGAACCCGTCTTCGCCGCCGTGGCCGAACACGAAGGCCGCATCGTCGGTCTGGTGCACTACCTGTTTCACCGCAGCACCACGCGAATCGAGCCCATCTGCTACTTGCAGGACCTGTTCACCGAACCCACTTTGCGCGGCAAGGGCGTCGGTCGCGCGCTGATCCAGTTCGTCTACGAGCAGGCCCAACTCGCCAACTCCAGCCGCGTGTATTGGCAAACGCACACCACCAACGCAACAGGCCGCATGCTGTACGACAAGGTGGCGGCGCACATGGGGTTCATCGTCTATACCAAGGAGCTGCAGCCGGTTTGAACATGGCGGGCAACAAAAAAGCGCCTCACATGAAGGCGCTTTGAATGTTTGGGGCGGATGCCCTGAGCGAAGGATTTATTCCACGTCGCCCATCATCGATTGCAGGTAGTTCTGCACGCCGACCTTGCCGATCAGATCGATCTGGGTTTCGAGGAAATCGATGTGCTCTTCCGTGTCTTCCAGAATTTCCTGGAGCAGGTCGCGCGAGACATAGTCGCGCACGGTTTCGCAGTGGGCGATGCCGTCCTTGATCGTGGCCTGTGCGCCGCGCTCGCTGCGCAGGTCGCATTCGAGGATTTCTGGCACGTCTTCACCGACTTGCAGCTTGGCGAGATCCTGCAGATTGGGTAGGCCGTCGAGCATGAAGATGCGGTCCATGAGCTTGTCGGCGTGCTTCATCTCGCCGATCGACTCTTCGTATTCCTTCTTGGCCAACTTGTCGAAACCCCAGTGCTTGAGCATGCGGTAATGCAGGAAGTACTGGTTGATGGCAGTGAGTTCGTTTTTCAGTTGCGCTTGCAGATGCGCAATCACTTGTGGGTCGCCTTGCATGGCTTTCTCCTTCTGTTCGATGGGCGCATTGTCACCAAGCTATCTTTCTGATGCAAGACAATGCCCATTCACTTGCGGTATGGCTGCGTGTGATGTTGAGTTGCGTTCTCAAGCGCGAGGGATATCCTTGTTTTCCGTGATTTTCTGGTGAAGCCTCGAGGTTTTTTTCGTGGATGCTTGAAAATCCCTTCAGCCGACTGCAAGTGCTTCGATGAGGCAGACTTGGAATCATTGGGGTTTGACCATCAAGGGGTGAAGATTGATAGATTTCATAAATCGAAGTCATCAAGTCAATTAATTGGCTTAATCATCTGCCTCGGCCTAAACTTCAGTTTGTTCTCAGCCAATCAATCAACCAAAGGAAACGACAAATGTCCGTGATCAACACCACCATCAAGCCATTCAAGGCCAGCGCTTACAAGAACGGCAAGTTCATCGACATCACTGAAAAGGACGTGCTGGGCAAGTGGGCTGTGTTCTTCTTCTATCCTGCCGACTTCACGTTCGTGTGCCCTACCGAATTGGGCGACGTGGCTGACCACTACGCTGAACTGCAGAAGCTGGGCGTTGAAGTGTTCTCCGTGTCCACCGACACCCACTTCGTGCACAAGGCTTGGCACGATGCTTCGGACACCATCCGCAAGATCCAATACACGATGGTTGGCGACCCAACTTGGGAAATCTCCAACAACTTCGAAGTTCTGCGCGCTGACCAAGGTCTGGCCAACCGCGGCACTTACATCATCGACCCACAAGGCGTGATCCAGTCCGTCGAAATCACCGCCGAAGGCATTGGCCGCAACGCTGAAGAAATGATGCGCAAGATCAAGGCTGCCCAGTACGTGGCTTCGCACCCAGGTGAAGTGTGCCCAGCCAAGTGGGAAGAAGGCGCCAAGACTCTGGCTCCATCGCTCGACCTGGTCGGCAAGATCTAAGCAGCACTCGCTGCTTGAATCAACACAGTTGAAATGTTGTTGAAGACGCCCGGGTGCCTGGCGCCCGGGCTTTTTTTTTCCAAAAATTAGACAATCAAGAGGAATCTCCATGCTCGACACCACTCTCCAAACCCAATTGAAAGCATATCTGGAGCGTCTGCAGCGCCCCGTGGAGCTGGTGGCTACGCTGGACGATAGCGCCACCGCCAAGGAAGTGCGCGAACTTCTCAACGAAATCAAAGCGCTTTCCGACAAGATCACCGTGGT
This genomic stretch from Diaphorobacter sp. HDW4B harbors:
- a CDS encoding GNAT family N-acetyltransferase — protein: MTASPDIQVRPIRQEDREQWTPLWLGYNVFYGREGSTALPQQITDVTWSRFFNPVEPVFAAVAEHEGRIVGLVHYLFHRSTTRIEPICYLQDLFTEPTLRGKGVGRALIQFVYEQAQLANSSRVYWQTHTTNATGRMLYDKVAAHMGFIVYTKELQPV
- the ahpC gene encoding alkyl hydroperoxide reductase subunit C, encoding MSVINTTIKPFKASAYKNGKFIDITEKDVLGKWAVFFFYPADFTFVCPTELGDVADHYAELQKLGVEVFSVSTDTHFVHKAWHDASDTIRKIQYTMVGDPTWEISNNFEVLRADQGLANRGTYIIDPQGVIQSVEITAEGIGRNAEEMMRKIKAAQYVASHPGEVCPAKWEEGAKTLAPSLDLVGKI
- the ppc gene encoding phosphoenolpyruvate carboxylase, with the translated sequence MSAPAARKSDAPANAPTARKTDKDLPLIQDIRLLGRILGDAIREQEGVAAYDLVEQIRKLSVAFRRDADQEADKALKKLLKGLTGDQTVSVIRAFTYFSHLANLAEDRHHIRRRAVHERAGSAQEGSIEVALARLRWAGIAPRAVVQSLAKSYVAPVLTAHPTEVQRKSILDSEREIADLLTERDDILMRAQLYNSAKDPITPRELAENESHLRARVAQLWQTRLLRYSKLTVADEIENALSYYEYTFLHEIPRLYMELERELGNQHVASFLRMGQWIGGDRDGNPNVSAATLELALKRQSEVALRHHLTEVHNLGRELSLSSNLVQVSPEMLALADRSPDTSEHRVDEPYRRALTGVYARLAATLKKLTGGDAARHAVAPQNPYVSAQEFLADLRVIESSLLSHKASAMSQQRLRPLIRAVEVFGFHLATVDLRQSSDQHERVVAELLAKARITPDYSSLPESERRKLLMLLLADARPLRVMGAEYSEHTAGEIAIFETALKMRELYGAEAIRHYIISHTETVSDMLEVLLLQKEVGLMHGTLDQGGRADLIVVPLFETIEDLRNAAPIMRELYELPGYAALVRASGAEQDIMLGYSDSNKDGGIFTSNWELYRAEIALVALFDELNAKQHGTQIQLRMFHGRGGTVGRGGGPSYQAILAQPPGTVRGQIRLTEQGEVIASKYANPEIGRRNLETLVAATLEASLLQPTKPATKAFLEAAEQLSKDSMGAYRALVYETPGFTDYFFSATPIREIAELNIGSRPASRKANQKIEDLRAIPWGFSWGQCRLTLPGWFGFGSAVEDFIKAPGKDPKAQLALLQKMYRQWPFFRTLLSNMDMVLAKSDMQLASRYSELVGDARLRKKVFGNIEAEWQRTSDALVRITGDKQRLAHNSALARSIRHRFPYIDPLHHLQVELIRRWRLGQGDDRVKTGIQISINGIAAALRNTG
- the bfr gene encoding bacterioferritin; the protein is MQGDPQVIAHLQAQLKNELTAINQYFLHYRMLKHWGFDKLAKKEYEESIGEMKHADKLMDRIFMLDGLPNLQDLAKLQVGEDVPEILECDLRSERGAQATIKDGIAHCETVRDYVSRDLLQEILEDTEEHIDFLETQIDLIGKVGVQNYLQSMMGDVE
- the yccS gene encoding YccS family putative transporter, with the protein product MQLSGSDFALSGWLHRLRGQEASLYALRVSVALSGAMGWCWTTGHMRWLVPLFLGVIASALAETDDNWLGRLRTLLITLCGFALVAFSIEAVVQSSTLFALALCGFAFAFTMLGAVGERYRAVSTASVILALYTAMSVGASQQPTPHLVPILLLVGAAWYGLLSVLWKMAFPLRPLRMGLAQLYAELSGYLQLKASLFEPVRGLDVQRRRIGLAQANGRVVAVLNVMKERLLSRMQVGKVPKGELLHFLNLYFLAQDIHERASSSHYLYNDWADELFHSDVLFRCQRVLALQGVTCARLAEALRARKPFKRGVEVAHAIVDFEDAIGYLEQQNRPQWLRPLRSLRALSRNLTTLDAQLTLATGPLNSSWLGDVTLFDASARSLADGWARITKQLHLNSPLLRHAVRLSAALAAGCVAMQLTDPEHGHWILLTTLFVCQATYGATITRVIERIAGTALGLLAGWALLKLFPGLATQALIAVCAGVVFFITRTQRYVIGTAAITLMVLMCFNQTTGAAYELIAPRLIDTLIGGVISAIAMLLVLPDWQGRRMNAVAAQAVAATAAYLQEILSQYADGKDDDLDYRVARRNAHDADAALSKALHQLMQEPRWARRNVLWGQRILVLSHSLLNYVSALGAHRGKLEGAAQDALLLSAGEMAVREFNAVATALRAHGSFDSNLPDAATCESAAKSLEEHAESAAEPLRVLLNQLALICRQIAPLRHVAGELARVAKK